The genome window GAGAACCGGGCCAGCATTTCCGTCTTACAGCCTTTCTGGAACAGGGCAGCCTTGGTGTAGCGAGAAACGTCCTCGGTGGTCTCGAACACGCCGAAGGCACCCGAGCCCTTGGCGTGGGGCTGGCGCTCGGGGACCTTTTCCCGGTTGAAGTGCGCCATCTGTTCGAGGAAATGCACATCGTGCAGGACCAGCGGCCCGTCGCTGCCCACCGTCAGCGAATTGCGGTCGCTGGGCGCGGGGGCGCCGGCGCTGGTGGTGCTGTGGCCGGGAAGGGGGGTCTTGTCGCTCATCGTCGGACTCCTGAAGGGCGGATTGAGGGGCGTGTCCAAAGACTGTTCTTCGGTCTTTGCCCTACGATGGCTCATCCTAGCCAAGAAGCCGCGACGGAACGCACAAAGCCACGCCGACCTTGTGTATCAATAAGTAACGAATGCGGGCCTGCGGCGCTCAGGCGAAGGCGTGCCAGCGCACCGTGCGTTCGGCCGCGCTGCGGGGCGCCTTGTCCATGACCATGGCGATCGTCTGGCGCGACAGCTCCTTGCGCCAGGCGGCTTCGGCGCCGCGCATGGCCGAAGCAATGGCACAGGGGCGGCGGCATTCGGCCGGGGGCGCGGCGCCTTCGCCGTTGCGGCGGATCTCGGAGCAGCGGAACGCCGCTTCCTGGCCCTCGATGGCATCGACCACTTCGAGCAGGGTGATCCGCGCCGGCGGGCGCGCCAGCCGGAAGCCGCCCTTGGGTCCGGCGGACGAGGCCAGGATGCCGGCCCGCGCGAGCGCCTGCAGCGACTTGTTCAGATAGGCGGCGGGCAGCCCGAACTTGGCCGCCAGCCTGGCGGTGGACACCACCTCGTCCTGCCCTATCCAACCCAGGGCCACGCAGCAATGCAGGCCCCATTCCACGCCTTCACTCATCCTCATGGCTCATGCCTCGTAATGGATAATCCGGACTATACACATCCAGATTGTGATTGACTAGCGTCGTGAACGAGACCAGAATCCGCTTCTAAATCTGGTTATTAAATATCCAGATTATGGCCGGGAACGACGAGATGCGGACCGGTAACGACAACGTTCGCGACAAGGCGGGCGGAAGGAGACGACATGAAAAAGCACCATCGCCTGATGGGCGTCTGCATCGGGGCCTGCATGGCCCTGGCGACCCTGGCCGCCGCGCACGCGGCCGGGCAGGAGAAACTGAAGATCGGTTTCATGGCCGAACTGTCGGGGCCGCAGGCCGCGCTGGGCCAGGACATGTACGACGGCTTCATGCTTTATCTGGACCGCAACGGCGGCAAGCTGGGCGGCCGGGAGATCAGCGTGGTCAAGGCGGACAGCCAGCTCAAGCCGGAGGTGGGCGTGCAACTGGTCGAGAGCCTGACGGGCCGCGACGACGTGCCCATCATCGTCGGAGTGACGTTCTCGAACGTCATGCTGGCCGTGCATCCGCGCGTCACGCAGAAGAAGGTCTTCCTGATCGGCACCAACGCCGGGCCCAGCCAGCTGGCCGGCAAGGCCTGCTCGCCCTATTTCTTCAGCACCTCGTGGCAGAACGACCAGCAGGCCGAGGTTGTGGGCCACTACGCCGCGTCCAAGGGCTACAAGCGGGTCATCGCCATGGTGCCCAACTATCAGTCGGGCTTCGATTTCGTGACCGGGTTCAAGCGCTACTACAAGGCGCCGCTGCTGGATGAAATCTATACCCCGCTCAGCCAGCAGGACTTTTCCGCCGAGCTGACGCGGATCGCGGCCAGCAAGCCCGATGCCGTGTTCGTCTTCTATCCCGGCGGGCTGGGCGTGAACTTCCTGCGCCAGTACCAGCAGGCGGGACTGCTGGGCCGGATACCGGTGCTGTCCGCGTCCACGACCGACGCCATCAACCTTCCCGCCCAGCGTGAAAGCGCCCTGGGGGTGATCACCGGCACCGCCTGGGGGCCGGACCTGGACAACGAGGCCAACCGCGCCTTCGTGGCCGGGTTCGAGAAGAAGTACGGACGCATTCCTTCCCACTACGCGGCGCAGAGCTATGACGGCGCGCAGCTGCTGGATTCGGCGCTGAAGAAGGTGGGCGGCCGCGTCGAGGACAAGAGCGTGTTCATGGCGGCGCTCAGGCAGGCGGACTTTCCGTCGGTGCGCGGCGCGTTCAGGTTCGGCAACAACAACTTCCCCGTCCAGGACATGCACGTGTTCGAAGTGATGAAGGATGCGCGCGGCCGCGTGACGCTCAAGACCATCGCAACTCCGCTGAAGGACCACCGCGATGCCTATCACGCCGAATGCCCGATGGAATGACGCCCGCGCCATGAACGCTCAACTCATCGCCACCCAGGTGCTGAACGGCCTGCAGCTCGGCATCCTGTTGTTCCTGATGTCGGCCGGCCTCACGCTGGTGTTCGGGATCATGAACTTCGTCAATCTCGCGCACGGATCGCTCTACATGATGGGCGCCTATCTGGCGGCGGCCATGCTGGGGGCCTTCGACTCCTTCCTGCTGGCGCTGCTGCTGGCCGTGCCCGCCACCATACTGATTGGCCTGGCGGTCGATCGCCTGGTGCTGGCCGGCCTGTACTCGCGCGACCATCTGGACCAGGTGCTGGCCACGTTCGGCCTGATCCTGGTCTTCAACGAGATCGTGCGCTTCGCCTGGGGGCCGGCGCCGGTCTACATCAATGTGCCGCAGGTGCTGTCCGGAACGGTGGACCTGTTCGGCTTCCCGTATCCCGCGTACCGGTTCGCCATCATCGCGGTCGGGCTGGCGGCGGGCCTCGCGCTCTATGCCCTGATCAACCGGACGCGCGTGGGCATGCTGATACGCGCCGGCGCGGCCGATGCGGAAATGGTGGGCGCGATGGGCGTCAACATCCGCCTGCTCAATGCCCTGATCTTCGGGCTGGGAGCCGGCCTTGCCGGGTTGGCGGGCGTGATGGCCGGTCCCATCCTGTCGGTGCAGCCCGGCATGGGCGAGCCCGTGCTGGTGCTGACCCTGGTCGTCATCGTGACCGGCGGCATCGGCTCCATACGGGGGGCTTTCTACGGCGCGCTGCTGGTCGGCCTGATCGATACGCTGGGGCGTGCCTTCCTGCCGGCGGTGTTCGATGCGCTGGCAAGCAAGGCCTTTGCCCAGGCCGCGGGTCCGGCGGTCGCGTCCATGCTCATCTACCTGCTGATGGCCCTGGTGCTGGCCATGCGCCCGCACGGACTCTTTCCGGTGAGGCACGCATGAGCTCGACCCCGTATGCCAAGGAGGCACTGCCGCGCGGCACGGGCGCGGCGGCCGTCGCAATGGCCGTTCGCCGCGCCGCTCCCGCCGCCGCGGTCTTCCTGGCGCTGTGCCTGGTGCCGGTGGCCGCCCATCTGCTGGGCCAGCCGTTCTGGCTCGGCCTGGTCGCGCGCATCATGATCCTCGGGCTGGCGGCCGTGGGCCTGAACCTGGTGCTGGGATACGGCGGCATGGTCAGCCTGGGCCATGCGATGTACCTGGGCGTGGGCGCCTATTCGGTGGGAATCCTGTCGGCCCACGGCGTGGATTC of Pigmentiphaga sp. H8 contains these proteins:
- a CDS encoding Rrf2 family transcriptional regulator, which produces MRMSEGVEWGLHCCVALGWIGQDEVVSTARLAAKFGLPAAYLNKSLQALARAGILASSAGPKGGFRLARPPARITLLEVVDAIEGQEAAFRCSEIRRNGEGAAPPAECRRPCAIASAMRGAEAAWRKELSRQTIAMVMDKAPRSAAERTVRWHAFA
- a CDS encoding ABC transporter substrate-binding protein → MKKHHRLMGVCIGACMALATLAAAHAAGQEKLKIGFMAELSGPQAALGQDMYDGFMLYLDRNGGKLGGREISVVKADSQLKPEVGVQLVESLTGRDDVPIIVGVTFSNVMLAVHPRVTQKKVFLIGTNAGPSQLAGKACSPYFFSTSWQNDQQAEVVGHYAASKGYKRVIAMVPNYQSGFDFVTGFKRYYKAPLLDEIYTPLSQQDFSAELTRIAASKPDAVFVFYPGGLGVNFLRQYQQAGLLGRIPVLSASTTDAINLPAQRESALGVITGTAWGPDLDNEANRAFVAGFEKKYGRIPSHYAAQSYDGAQLLDSALKKVGGRVEDKSVFMAALRQADFPSVRGAFRFGNNNFPVQDMHVFEVMKDARGRVTLKTIATPLKDHRDAYHAECPME
- a CDS encoding branched-chain amino acid ABC transporter permease; protein product: MNAQLIATQVLNGLQLGILLFLMSAGLTLVFGIMNFVNLAHGSLYMMGAYLAAAMLGAFDSFLLALLLAVPATILIGLAVDRLVLAGLYSRDHLDQVLATFGLILVFNEIVRFAWGPAPVYINVPQVLSGTVDLFGFPYPAYRFAIIAVGLAAGLALYALINRTRVGMLIRAGAADAEMVGAMGVNIRLLNALIFGLGAGLAGLAGVMAGPILSVQPGMGEPVLVLTLVVIVTGGIGSIRGAFYGALLVGLIDTLGRAFLPAVFDALASKAFAQAAGPAVASMLIYLLMALVLAMRPHGLFPVRHA